From the genome of Rhizobium binae, one region includes:
- the mfd gene encoding transcription-repair coupling factor, producing MIPGFNAKKLAAIAEPLTIGNVPAGLEPLLLAELARAGDPVAYVMSDGHRMADLEQMLGFVAPDIPVLTLPAWDCLPYDRVSPSADTSARRLAALGGLIAHRKKPHAAIVLVTANAMLQKVAPQDVIESLSFSARPGNQLRMDDLAGRLERNGFDRVATVREVGEYAVRGGILDVFVPGSEEPVRLDFFGDTLESIRSFDPASQRTTGQVRSLDLNPMSEVTLTPDTISRFRKNYLSAFGATTRDDALYLAVSEGRRYPGMEHWLPLFYEKLDTVFDYLSGFRLVTDHTVREAAEERSKLVLDYYDARLNSGQPAKGQMAQGTPYKPVTPGQLYLDSKLFAKTLDALGAIRISPFNEIEGEARRVVNIDARQGQRWARSNAEGGGDAERVNIFDVVVKHIADRRAGGAKVLVTAWTEGSLERLLQVLNEHGLEKVKPVEALKDLGALGKGEAAAAVLNLESGFEAGDLVVIGEQDILGDRMVRRSKRRKRAADFIAEVAGLDEGSIVVHAEHGIGRFIGLKTIEAAGAPHACLELQYADEAKLFLPVENIDLLSRYGGEGTDAQLDKLGGGAWQMRKAKLKKRLLDMADALIRIAAERLTRHAPVLTTPDGLYDEFAARFPYDETEDQDNAIEAVRSDLGAGRPMDRLVCGDVGFGKTEVALRAAFVAAMNGVQVAVVVPTTLLARQHFKTFTERFRGLPVRVQQASRLVGAKDLALTKKEVAEGKTDIVVGTHALLGAGIKFANLGLLVIDEEQHFGVKHKERLKELKSDVHVLTLSATPIPRTLQLAMTGVRELSLITTPPVDRMAVRTFISPFDSLVIRETLMREHYRGGQSFYVCPRLADLADVHAFLQSDVPELKVAVAHGQMPAGELEDIMNAFYEGRYDVLLSTTIVESGLDVPTANTLIVHRADMFGLAQLYQLRGRVGRSKVRAFALFTLPVNKVLTATADRRLKVLQSLDTLGAGFQLASHDLDIRGAGNLLGEEQSGHIKEVGFELYQQMLEEAVAEVKGVDEIRDTGWSPQISVGTTVMIPENYVPDLHLRMALYRRLGELTELKEIDGFGAEMIDRFGPMPIEVQHLLKIVYIKSLCRTANVEKLDAGPKGVVVQFRNKEFPNPANLVGYIGKQGTMAKIRPDHSLFLTRDLPTPEKRLQGAAVIMTQLAEMAK from the coding sequence ATGATCCCTGGTTTCAATGCGAAGAAGCTTGCGGCCATTGCCGAGCCGCTGACGATCGGCAATGTGCCTGCCGGCCTCGAACCGCTGCTGCTCGCCGAGCTTGCCCGAGCGGGGGATCCGGTCGCCTATGTCATGTCGGATGGCCACCGCATGGCCGATCTGGAGCAGATGCTCGGCTTCGTCGCCCCCGACATTCCGGTTCTCACTCTCCCGGCCTGGGACTGCCTGCCCTATGACCGCGTCTCGCCGAGCGCCGATACCTCGGCCCGTCGGCTTGCCGCGCTGGGGGGCCTCATTGCCCATCGCAAGAAGCCGCATGCCGCGATCGTGCTCGTCACCGCCAATGCCATGCTGCAGAAGGTGGCGCCGCAGGATGTCATTGAAAGCCTGAGTTTTTCGGCCCGTCCCGGCAACCAGCTGCGCATGGACGATCTCGCCGGGCGCCTGGAGCGCAACGGCTTCGACCGCGTCGCGACCGTTCGCGAGGTCGGCGAATATGCCGTGCGCGGCGGCATCCTCGACGTCTTCGTGCCGGGCTCGGAAGAGCCGGTGCGCCTCGATTTCTTCGGCGATACGCTGGAGAGTATCCGCAGCTTCGATCCCGCCAGCCAGCGCACGACCGGCCAGGTGCGCTCGCTCGATCTCAATCCGATGAGCGAGGTGACGCTGACCCCTGATACGATCAGTCGCTTCCGCAAGAACTATCTCTCGGCTTTCGGCGCGACGACACGTGATGACGCGCTCTATCTCGCCGTCTCCGAAGGCCGTCGTTATCCCGGCATGGAGCATTGGCTGCCGCTCTTCTACGAGAAGCTCGATACCGTCTTCGATTATCTCAGCGGCTTCCGTCTTGTCACCGACCATACGGTGCGGGAGGCGGCCGAGGAGCGCTCCAAACTCGTCCTCGATTATTACGACGCCCGCCTGAATTCCGGCCAGCCGGCCAAGGGCCAGATGGCGCAGGGCACGCCCTATAAGCCGGTAACGCCGGGCCAGCTCTATCTCGACAGCAAGCTTTTTGCCAAAACCCTCGACGCGCTCGGCGCGATCCGCATCAGCCCCTTCAACGAGATCGAAGGCGAGGCGAGGCGGGTCGTTAACATCGACGCCCGCCAGGGCCAGCGCTGGGCCCGCTCGAATGCCGAAGGCGGCGGTGACGCCGAACGCGTCAATATTTTCGACGTCGTCGTCAAGCATATTGCCGACCGGCGCGCCGGCGGGGCGAAAGTGCTGGTCACCGCCTGGACCGAGGGTTCGCTGGAGCGGCTGCTGCAGGTGCTGAACGAGCATGGCCTCGAAAAAGTCAAGCCGGTCGAGGCGCTGAAAGATCTCGGCGCGCTGGGGAAGGGCGAGGCGGCCGCCGCCGTGCTCAATCTCGAATCCGGCTTCGAGGCCGGCGATCTCGTCGTCATCGGCGAGCAGGACATTCTCGGCGACCGGATGGTGCGCCGCTCCAAGCGCCGCAAGCGCGCCGCCGATTTCATCGCCGAGGTCGCCGGCCTCGATGAAGGCTCGATCGTCGTCCATGCCGAACACGGCATCGGCCGTTTCATCGGGCTGAAGACCATCGAGGCGGCAGGCGCCCCGCATGCCTGTCTCGAACTGCAATATGCCGATGAGGCCAAGCTCTTCCTGCCCGTCGAAAACATCGACCTGCTCTCGCGCTACGGTGGCGAGGGGACGGATGCTCAGCTCGACAAGCTCGGCGGCGGCGCCTGGCAGATGCGCAAGGCCAAGCTCAAGAAGCGGCTTCTCGACATGGCGGATGCGCTGATCCGCATCGCCGCAGAGCGCCTGACGCGTCATGCGCCTGTTCTGACGACCCCGGACGGGCTTTACGACGAGTTTGCCGCTCGCTTCCCCTATGACGAGACTGAAGACCAGGACAATGCCATCGAAGCCGTTCGCTCCGATCTCGGCGCTGGCCGGCCGATGGATCGCCTTGTCTGCGGTGACGTCGGCTTCGGCAAGACGGAAGTGGCGCTGCGCGCGGCCTTCGTCGCCGCGATGAACGGCGTCCAGGTTGCGGTCGTCGTGCCGACGACATTGCTTGCCCGCCAGCATTTCAAGACTTTTACCGAGCGCTTCCGTGGCCTGCCGGTGCGCGTCCAGCAGGCCTCCCGCCTTGTCGGCGCCAAGGATCTGGCGCTGACCAAGAAGGAGGTGGCCGAAGGCAAGACCGATATCGTCGTCGGCACCCATGCGCTACTCGGCGCCGGCATCAAATTCGCCAATCTCGGCCTGCTCGTCATCGACGAGGAGCAGCATTTCGGCGTCAAGCACAAGGAGCGACTGAAGGAGCTGAAGAGCGACGTGCATGTGCTGACGCTGTCGGCCACACCGATCCCGCGCACGCTGCAGCTTGCCATGACCGGGGTGCGCGAACTGTCGCTGATCACCACGCCGCCGGTCGACCGCATGGCGGTGCGCACCTTCATCTCGCCCTTCGACAGCCTTGTCATCCGCGAGACGCTGATGCGCGAGCACTACCGCGGCGGCCAGAGCTTCTATGTCTGCCCGAGGCTTGCCGACCTTGCCGATGTGCATGCCTTCCTGCAGTCCGACGTGCCGGAACTGAAGGTCGCCGTCGCCCATGGTCAGATGCCGGCCGGCGAACTCGAAGACATCATGAACGCCTTTTATGAAGGCCGTTACGACGTTCTGCTGTCGACCACCATCGTCGAATCCGGCCTCGATGTGCCGACCGCCAACACGCTGATTGTCCACCGCGCCGATATGTTCGGCCTTGCCCAGCTCTATCAGTTGCGCGGCCGTGTCGGTCGCTCGAAAGTGCGCGCTTTCGCGCTCTTCACCCTACCTGTGAACAAGGTGCTGACGGCAACGGCCGACCGACGGCTGAAGGTGCTGCAGTCGCTGGATACGCTCGGCGCCGGCTTCCAGCTGGCGAGCCATGATCTTGATATCCGCGGCGCCGGCAACCTGCTCGGCGAGGAGCAGTCCGGCCATATCAAGGAGGTTGGTTTCGAACTCTACCAGCAGATGCTGGAAGAGGCGGTCGCCGAGGTGAAGGGCGTCGACGAGATCCGGGATACCGGCTGGTCGCCGCAGATCTCGGTCGGCACGACCGTGATGATTCCCGAGAACTATGTGCCCGACCTGCATCTGCGCATGGCGCTGTACCGCCGTCTCGGTGAACTCACCGAACTCAAGGAGATCGACGGCTTCGGCGCCGAGATGATCGACCGTTTCGGGCCGATGCCGATCGAAGTCCAGCATCTCCTCAAGATCGTCTACATCAAGTCGCTTTGTCGCACCGCCAATGTCGAAAAGCTCGATGCCGGCCCGAAGGGCGTGGTCGTGCAGTTCCGCAACAAGGAATTCCCGAACCCTGCAAATCTCGTCGGCTATATCGGCAAGCAGGGCACGATGGCGAAGATCCGCCCCGATCACAGCCTCTTCCTGACCCGCGATCTTCCGACCCCGGAAAAACGCCTGCAGGGCGCCGCCGTGATCATGACGCAACTGGCCGAGATGGCGAAGTAA
- a CDS encoding OsmC family protein — translation MATYGATIAWERNGETFTDNRYSRAHRWTFDGGIEVRASSSAHVVPLPYSAEDAVDPEEAFVASLSSCHMLWFLSIAAKKRFCVDTYTDAAEGIMEKNAEGRFAMTVVTLRPHVVFSGNKQPSSSEVEALHYRAHDECFIANSVKTEVRCLPVLG, via the coding sequence ATGGCAACATATGGCGCGACGATCGCCTGGGAGCGGAACGGCGAGACGTTCACCGACAACCGCTATAGCCGCGCCCACCGCTGGACCTTCGACGGCGGCATCGAGGTGAGGGCGTCCTCATCCGCGCATGTCGTGCCGCTGCCCTATTCGGCCGAAGACGCCGTCGATCCGGAGGAGGCTTTCGTCGCTTCGCTTTCGAGCTGTCACATGCTCTGGTTCTTGTCGATTGCCGCCAAGAAGCGATTCTGCGTCGACACCTACACTGATGCCGCCGAAGGCATCATGGAGAAGAATGCCGAAGGCCGTTTCGCCATGACCGTCGTGACACTCCGCCCGCATGTGGTCTTCTCGGGCAACAAGCAACCCTCATCGAGTGAGGTCGAAGCGCTGCACTATCGCGCCCACGACGAATGTTTCATCGCCAACTCTGTGAAGACCGAGGTGCGCTGCCTTCCGGTTCTGGGCTGA
- a CDS encoding GrpB family protein, giving the protein MRRGRLRAQTDRHRSLPSGTDLAEADLRKAFYRSKGRPANLHIREKGRFNQRYSLLCRDFLRAHPIAASAYALIKQRLAQRFPDDVDF; this is encoded by the coding sequence ATTCGAAGAGGCAGGCTTCGAGCGCAGACCGATCGTCATCGATCACTGCCCTCCGGGACTGATCTGGCGGAAGCCGATCTGCGCAAGGCCTTCTATCGCAGCAAGGGGCGTCCGGCGAATCTGCACATCCGCGAGAAAGGCCGTTTCAATCAACGGTACTCTCTCCTTTGCCGCGATTTCCTGCGCGCTCATCCGATAGCGGCAAGCGCCTACGCCCTGATCAAGCAGCGGCTCGCCCAACGGTTCCCCGACGACGTCGATTTCTAG
- a CDS encoding DsbA family oxidoreductase, whose product MERITIDVVSDVVCPWCYLGKARLELAIAEVQDEIGVDINWRPYRLNPDYPKEGVDQKKALAEKLGGEERVAQAHKMLTDYGREVGIAFDFAAINIGPNTLDAHRLIHWAMIEGREKQDKVVTALFKANFEEGRNVGDHAVLLDIAEKAGLDRSVIASLLASDADSNLIVAEITAAQEMGVNGVPFFIFDQQYAVSGAQTPDVLANALRDIAKAKAEARSGLN is encoded by the coding sequence ATGGAGCGCATCACCATCGACGTCGTCTCGGATGTCGTATGCCCCTGGTGCTATCTCGGCAAGGCGCGGCTGGAGCTCGCCATCGCCGAGGTGCAGGACGAGATCGGCGTCGACATCAACTGGCGGCCATACCGGCTCAATCCCGACTATCCCAAGGAAGGCGTCGACCAGAAGAAGGCGCTGGCTGAGAAGCTCGGCGGCGAGGAGCGTGTGGCGCAGGCGCACAAGATGCTGACCGACTACGGCCGAGAGGTCGGCATCGCCTTCGATTTCGCGGCGATCAACATCGGCCCAAACACGCTCGACGCCCACCGGCTGATCCATTGGGCGATGATCGAAGGCCGCGAGAAGCAGGACAAGGTGGTTACGGCGCTGTTCAAGGCGAATTTCGAGGAAGGCCGCAATGTCGGCGATCACGCGGTGCTGCTCGATATCGCCGAGAAAGCCGGCCTCGACCGCTCGGTCATCGCCTCGCTGCTTGCCTCCGATGCCGACAGCAACCTTATCGTCGCCGAAATCACCGCGGCACAGGAAATGGGCGTCAACGGCGTGCCGTTCTTCATCTTCGACCAGCAGTATGCCGTCAGCGGCGCCCAGACGCCTGATGTGCTCGCGAATGCATTGCGTGATATCGCCAAGGCGAAGGCCGAGGCGCGATCGGGCCTCAACTGA
- a CDS encoding extracellular solute-binding protein, protein MLRIVVPLALSLLCGTVAAEPLHGIAMHGAPALPPDYKHFPYVNPDVKKGGKITYGVVGTFDNLNPFILKSMRTTARGMWDPDYGNLVYESLMQRSRDEPFTLYGLLAETVEWDDDRSFIQFNLNPKAKWSDGQPVTPEDVMFSFELLRDKGRVPFSNRLKVVAKMEKVGEHSMRFTFNDKADRETPLIFGLFPVLPKHAIDPETFDRTSLTPPVGSGPYKVKVVKPGESITYERDPNYWGKDIPAKVGTDNYDQITIQYYLQDTTLFEAFKKGDVDIYPDGNPGHWANAYNFPAATSGAVIKDVFTPKLPSGMLGFVFNTRRPIFADPKVREGLSLVFDFEWANKNLYSGAYKRTQSFWQNSELSSFGVPANAAELALLGPIKDRITPDLLDGTYKLPVTDGSGRDRNVLKQAVERLKQGGYTIQGGKMVDASGRQLAFEIMTQNADQEKLAVAYQRSLQAIGIAASIRTVDDSQYQSRTNSFDYDMIMKSYTSSLSPGNEQLGRWSSAARTREGTDSFAGANDPDLDTLIDHLLRARSAEDFTAAVRSYDRLLLSSHYVLPLYHMDQQWVARSKRIGHPDAVPLYGYQLPVWWDTSAQ, encoded by the coding sequence ATGCTCCGTATCGTCGTCCCTCTCGCCCTCTCGCTGCTCTGCGGCACCGTCGCCGCCGAACCGCTGCATGGCATTGCGATGCACGGCGCGCCGGCGCTGCCGCCTGATTATAAGCACTTCCCTTACGTCAATCCCGACGTCAAGAAGGGCGGCAAGATCACCTATGGCGTCGTCGGCACCTTCGACAACCTCAATCCATTTATTCTAAAGAGCATGCGCACGACGGCTCGCGGCATGTGGGACCCGGACTATGGCAATCTCGTCTACGAATCGTTGATGCAACGCTCCAGGGACGAGCCCTTCACGCTGTACGGCCTGCTAGCCGAAACGGTCGAATGGGACGACGACAGGAGCTTCATCCAGTTCAACCTCAATCCGAAGGCGAAATGGTCCGACGGCCAGCCGGTGACGCCCGAAGATGTGATGTTCAGCTTCGAGCTGTTGCGTGACAAAGGCCGCGTCCCATTTTCCAACCGCCTCAAGGTCGTCGCTAAAATGGAGAAGGTCGGCGAACACAGCATGCGCTTCACCTTCAATGACAAGGCCGATCGAGAGACGCCTTTGATTTTCGGCCTTTTCCCGGTGCTGCCGAAACATGCGATCGATCCGGAAACCTTTGACCGCACTTCGCTGACGCCGCCGGTCGGTTCCGGCCCCTACAAGGTGAAGGTGGTGAAGCCCGGCGAAAGCATCACCTATGAACGCGACCCGAACTACTGGGGCAAGGACATTCCTGCCAAGGTCGGCACCGACAATTACGATCAGATCACCATCCAGTATTATCTGCAGGACACGACGTTGTTCGAAGCCTTCAAGAAGGGCGATGTCGACATCTATCCCGACGGCAATCCCGGCCACTGGGCCAATGCCTACAACTTCCCCGCCGCCACCTCCGGGGCCGTGATCAAGGATGTGTTCACGCCGAAACTGCCAAGCGGCATGCTCGGCTTCGTGTTCAACACGCGGCGGCCGATCTTTGCCGATCCGAAGGTGCGTGAAGGCCTGTCCCTGGTGTTCGATTTCGAATGGGCGAACAAGAACCTCTATTCCGGCGCCTATAAGCGCACGCAGAGCTTCTGGCAGAATTCGGAACTTTCGAGTTTCGGCGTTCCCGCCAATGCTGCGGAGCTCGCACTGCTCGGGCCGATCAAGGACAGAATCACGCCTGATCTTCTCGACGGCACCTACAAGCTGCCGGTCACCGACGGCTCCGGACGCGACCGCAACGTGCTGAAGCAGGCGGTCGAAAGGTTGAAACAGGGTGGCTATACGATCCAGGGCGGCAAGATGGTTGACGCTTCAGGGCGCCAGCTCGCCTTTGAAATCATGACGCAGAATGCCGACCAGGAGAAGCTCGCCGTCGCCTACCAGCGTTCACTGCAGGCGATCGGCATCGCCGCGTCGATCCGCACGGTCGATGATTCGCAGTACCAGAGCCGCACGAACAGCTTCGATTACGACATGATCATGAAGTCCTATACCTCGTCACTGTCACCTGGAAACGAACAGCTCGGCCGCTGGTCTTCGGCTGCCCGCACGCGCGAGGGCACCGACAGCTTTGCCGGCGCCAACGATCCTGATCTCGACACGCTGATCGACCATCTGTTGAGGGCGCGCTCGGCGGAAGATTTCACCGCGGCGGTGCGCTCCTACGACCGGCTGCTGCTGTCGAGCCACTACGTGCTGCCGCTTTATCACATGGACCAGCAATGGGTGGCGCGCAGCAAGCGTATCGGCCACCCCGACGCGGTACCGCTTTACGGCTACCAGCTGCCAGTCTGGTGGGATACAAGCGCCCAATAG
- a CDS encoding invasion associated locus B family protein codes for MMFKSEKKMRAALSVLAVMFGAASAPVSSFAQDAPAQAPAQGVGAPKLGWYKTCSKQEDNDICVVQNLILANGGQLVTAVGLISVTGKINRKLLQVSVPTARLIPPGIMMQIDGGKGQKLDYAVCLPDKCTAEIPLTDAMIASLKKGSDVIFTSINFRRAPNPIKISLEGFTGAYDGEPITENKLAETQRSLQEGMQKKAEEARKKLEDAQKAAKAQ; via the coding sequence ATGATGTTCAAGTCTGAAAAGAAAATGCGGGCAGCACTGTCCGTTCTGGCAGTGATGTTCGGCGCCGCTTCGGCTCCGGTCTCCTCGTTCGCGCAGGATGCGCCGGCACAGGCTCCGGCCCAGGGCGTCGGCGCTCCTAAGCTTGGTTGGTACAAGACCTGCAGCAAGCAGGAAGACAACGACATCTGTGTTGTCCAGAACCTGATTCTCGCCAATGGCGGCCAGCTCGTCACGGCCGTCGGCCTGATCTCGGTCACCGGCAAGATCAACCGCAAGCTCCTGCAGGTTTCCGTTCCGACCGCGCGCCTGATTCCCCCCGGCATCATGATGCAGATCGATGGCGGCAAGGGGCAGAAGCTCGACTACGCCGTCTGCCTGCCGGACAAGTGCACCGCCGAAATCCCGTTGACCGATGCGATGATCGCCAGCCTCAAGAAGGGCAGCGACGTGATCTTCACCTCGATCAACTTCCGCCGCGCCCCGAACCCGATCAAGATCTCGCTCGAGGGCTTCACCGGCGCTTATGACGGCGAACCGATTACTGAAAACAAGCTTGCCGAAACCCAGCGCAGCCTGCAGGAAGGCATGCAGAAGAAGGCCGAGGAAGCCCGCAAGAAGCTGGAAGACGCCCAGAAGGCAGCCAAGGCGCAGTAA
- the hspQ gene encoding heat shock protein HspQ produces the protein MKERLAKFSIGEVVRHKVFPFRGVIFDVDPEFANTEEWWNSIPAEVRPSKDQPFYHLLAENDESEYVAYVSEQNLVNDESGTPLRNPQIYQIFDQAPSGQFKPKMSFAH, from the coding sequence ATGAAAGAAAGACTAGCAAAATTCAGTATCGGCGAAGTGGTTCGGCACAAGGTTTTTCCGTTTCGCGGCGTGATCTTCGACGTGGACCCGGAGTTTGCCAATACGGAGGAATGGTGGAATTCCATTCCCGCCGAGGTGCGGCCGAGCAAGGACCAGCCCTTCTACCACCTGCTCGCAGAAAATGATGAAAGCGAATATGTCGCTTATGTCTCCGAGCAGAACCTGGTGAATGACGAAAGCGGGACACCGCTTCGCAATCCGCAGATCTATCAGATTTTCGATCAGGCCCCGTCAGGGCAGTTCAAACCCAAGATGAGCTTCGCCCACTAG
- the glnA gene encoding type I glutamate--ammonia ligase: MATASEILKQIQENDVKFVDLRFTDPKGKLQHVTMDVACVDEDMFADGVMFDGSSIGGWKAINESDMVLMPDTETVHMDPFFAQSTMVIVCDILDPVSGEAYNRDPRGTAKKAEAYLKASGIGDTIFVGPEAEFFVFDDVKYKADPYNTGFKLDSTELPSNDDTDYETGNLGHRPRVKGGYFPVPPVDSAQDMRSEMLTVLSEMGVVVEKHHHEVAAAQHELGIKFDTLVRNADKMQIYKYVVHQVANAYGKTATFMPKPIFGDNGSGMHVHQSIWKGGKPTFAGDEYAGLSETCLYYIGGIIKHAKAINAFTNPSTNSYKRLVPGYEAPVLLAYSARNRSASCRIPFGSNPKAKRVEVRFPDPTANPYLAFAAMLMAGLDGIKNKIHPGKAMDKDLYDLPPKELKKIPTVCGSLREALESLDKDRKFLTAGGVFDDDQIDAFIELKMAEVMRFEMTPHPVEYDMYYSA, encoded by the coding sequence ATGGCGACCGCAAGCGAAATTCTGAAGCAGATCCAGGAAAACGACGTAAAGTTCGTCGATCTGCGTTTCACCGACCCGAAGGGCAAGCTGCAGCATGTGACGATGGACGTTGCCTGCGTCGACGAAGACATGTTCGCCGACGGCGTGATGTTCGACGGCTCCTCGATCGGCGGCTGGAAGGCCATCAACGAGTCCGACATGGTGCTGATGCCCGATACCGAGACGGTGCATATGGACCCATTCTTCGCTCAGTCGACCATGGTTATCGTCTGCGACATTCTCGATCCGGTCTCCGGCGAGGCCTATAATCGCGACCCGCGCGGCACCGCCAAGAAGGCCGAAGCCTATCTCAAGGCCTCCGGCATCGGCGACACGATCTTCGTCGGGCCGGAAGCCGAATTCTTCGTTTTCGACGACGTCAAGTACAAGGCAGATCCGTACAATACCGGCTTCAAGCTGGATTCGACGGAGTTGCCGTCGAACGACGACACAGATTACGAAACCGGCAACCTCGGCCATCGCCCGCGCGTCAAGGGCGGCTATTTCCCGGTTCCGCCTGTTGACAGCGCCCAGGATATGCGTTCGGAAATGCTGACGGTTCTCTCCGAAATGGGCGTCGTCGTCGAGAAGCATCACCATGAAGTGGCAGCCGCCCAGCACGAACTCGGCATCAAGTTCGACACGCTGGTGCGCAATGCAGACAAGATGCAGATCTACAAATATGTCGTGCATCAGGTGGCGAACGCCTATGGCAAGACCGCGACCTTCATGCCGAAGCCGATCTTCGGCGACAATGGCTCGGGCATGCATGTGCACCAGTCGATCTGGAAGGGCGGCAAGCCGACCTTCGCCGGCGACGAATATGCCGGCCTCTCCGAGACCTGCCTCTACTATATCGGCGGTATCATCAAGCATGCCAAGGCGATCAACGCCTTCACCAACCCGTCGACGAACTCCTACAAGCGTCTCGTTCCGGGTTATGAAGCGCCGGTGCTACTCGCCTATTCGGCCCGCAACCGCTCGGCCTCCTGCCGCATTCCGTTCGGCTCCAACCCAAAGGCCAAGCGCGTCGAAGTCCGCTTCCCGGATCCGACCGCCAACCCCTACCTCGCCTTTGCCGCCATGCTGATGGCGGGCCTTGACGGCATCAAGAACAAGATCCATCCCGGCAAGGCCATGGACAAGGATCTCTACGACCTGCCGCCGAAGGAATTGAAGAAGATCCCGACCGTCTGCGGCTCGTTGCGCGAAGCACTCGAAAGCCTCGACAAGGACCGCAAGTTCCTGACGGCCGGCGGCGTCTTCGACGACGACCAGATCGACGCCTTCATCGAACTGAAGATGGCAGAAGTGATGCGTTTCGAAATGACGCCGCACCCGGTCGAATACGACATGTACTATTCGGCCTGA
- a CDS encoding P-II family nitrogen regulator: MKKIEAIIKPFKLDEVKEALQEVGLQGITVTEAKGFGRQKGHTELYRGAEYVVDFLPKVKVEVVLADENAEAVIDAIRKAAQTGRIGDGKIFVSNVEEVIRIRTGETGIDAI; encoded by the coding sequence ATGAAAAAGATCGAAGCGATCATTAAGCCCTTCAAGCTGGACGAAGTGAAGGAAGCCCTTCAGGAAGTCGGACTGCAGGGTATCACAGTCACGGAAGCCAAGGGCTTCGGCCGTCAGAAGGGCCACACGGAGCTCTACCGCGGCGCCGAATATGTTGTCGATTTCCTGCCGAAGGTGAAAGTCGAGGTCGTACTGGCCGACGAAAACGCGGAGGCCGTCATCGACGCGATCCGCAAGGCGGCGCAAACCGGCCGCATCGGTGACGGAAAGATCTTCGTCTCGAATGTCGAAGAGGTTATCCGCATCCGCACCGGCGAGACCGGCATCGATGCCATCTGA